The genome window GACCAGCCTTGCTCTGGGCGGCAGGACCTCTTTGACGAGCTTGATGATATCGCCGCGCCGGGCGTCATCTCGGGCCGCCCGCTTCATGACTTTGTGCCTCACCGTGGCCATCTGCGGGCGCCTATCGGGGCAGAGAATGGTTGCCATGATGTTTCCGCCGAAGGCAGGCCGGGTCTGTAGGAGCAAACGTCTTTCCCTGTCGATCGCGAGCCCCGTGCAGTCAGCGGTAAGGCCCGTTTCGAGCCTAGCCGCCACTCTCGGACCCAAGGACCTCCCTACGGTCGTCGCGCCGAGGAGGAAGACTGACGGTTTGTACTCCCGGACGAGCTCGGTTATCACTTGAGCATAGGGCTCGTCTTGGAAGTCCGCGAGCGCAGGGTCGTCTACCACGTATACTTTCTCCGCGCCGTGAGCGATGACGTCTTGTGCTGCGCTTTCCACGTCGTAGCCTAGGAGCACGGCGGCAAGCTCTTCGCCCAAGTCGTCGGCGAGCTTTCTGCCTTCGCCGAGGAGCTCGTACACCACGCTCGAGGGTTTTCCCCTCCGCTGCTCCACGAATACCCATACGCCCCGCCATTCGCGGACATCGGTGCCTGGTCCGGAGCCGCCGCCTTGCCCGGCAGTGCTCTCTGGCCCTCTGGTGCCCCCAGACCGCGACACCTGGCCGTCGCTCTCCTCGGGTGCTTGATGCCCGGCTCCAGCACGCACTTCCTCTACCTCGATGGCCTCCACCGGACACGCTCCGGCGCACGCTCCGCACTGAATGCAATCTTCCAAGAAGACTGCGACTTTGTCCCGCACGGCGATGGCACCGTACGGGCACGAGCCTACGCACGCTTCACATCCCGTGCATCTATCCGAAAGGACACGAACAGCCACTTCCACCGCTCCTCTCCAAACGTCCCATCCAACCGCAGCAACCCATGGCCTCGCACTCGAGAACCGGCACAGCCGCAGACCGGTGGTCGCGGCGCACCAACCGACGGGCGGACTATACGAGGTGGGTTTCCTTGAGCTTCGACACGAGGATTCTCACCTTTTCGTGGATCGTCTCGCCCTCGATTATCTCGCCTCGGCGTTTCTGCTCGGGAGTGAACACCCGGATGACTCGTGTTGGCGAGCCCACAAGGCCGACGCGGTCGGGGTCCACGCCGAGGTCCGCCGCGGTCCAGGTCGTGATCGCGGCCTTCTTCGCCTTGAGCATGCCCTTTATCGAGGGCATCCTGGGCTCGTTTATCTCCTTGACCACGGTGATGAGGGCCGGGAGGGGAGACTCTATGACCTCGTAGCCCTCCTCGGTCATGCGCTGCACCCTGATGAAACCCCGAGCGAGACCTCGCTCACGGTCGCCACAACAACCGGCGCTGTCGCCGGCGCCTCCCGGGCCGTGCTCGACAGATCCGGCCGCGGGCCCCGCGCCAGGGGAGAGGTCTTCGATCCTGCGGACGTACGTCACGTGGGGGATGTCGAGGTTCTCCGCAACCTCCGGGCCGACCTGAGCAGTATCGCCGTCAGAGGCCTGCTTGCCGCACACGATGAGGTCGAACCCGCCCGACTTTTCGATGGCTTTCGCCAGCGTGTACGACGTGGCAAGGGTGTCCGCGCCAGCGAACGCCCTGTCCGATAGCAGCACGGCCTCGTCCGCACCGAGCGCGAGCGCCTGGCGCAACGCTTCTTCCGCCTGCGGGGGGCCCATGGTGATCACTGTGACCTTGCCGCCGTGCCGTTCGCGGATGCGAAGCGCCTCTTCGATGGCGTACATGTCGAACGGGTTTATGATGGACGCGACACCCTCACGCATGAGGGTGTTCGTCTCCCGGTTTATCTTCACGTCTGTGGTCTCGGGGACCTGCTTGATGAGAACGGCTACGTTCATTTCCGCCTCGCGGCCTCCCTCATGGCATCCTTGATCACGGCGCTTCCGATTATGGAGCGCTGGATCTGGTTGGTGCCCTCGTAGATCTGGGTTATCTTCGCGTCGCGCATCATCTTCTCTACGGGGTAGTCGCGCATGTAGCCGTATCCCCCGAAGATCTGGACCGCGTCGGTGGTAACGCGCATGGCGACATCGGAAGCGAAAACCTTGGCCATCGACGCTTCCTTGGAGAAATCGCGTTCACCGGCGTCGATCATGCGCGCCGTCGCGTATACGAGGGCGCGTGCCGCCTCCACCTGCGTGGCCATGTCCGCGAGCATGTGCTCGATGGCTTGGAACTCGGCGATTCTCCTGCCGAACTGCACGCGCTCGGTGGCGTACCTCGCGGCTCTGTCGAGAGCGCCCTGGGCTATTCCGACGGCTTGGGCCGCCACGCCGGGG of Bacillota bacterium contains these proteins:
- a CDS encoding electron transfer flavoprotein subunit beta/FixA family protein; the protein is MNVAVLIKQVPETTDVKINRETNTLMREGVASIINPFDMYAIEEALRIRERHGGKVTVITMGPPQAEEALRQALALGADEAVLLSDRAFAGADTLATSYTLAKAIEKSGGFDLIVCGKQASDGDTAQVGPEVAENLDIPHVTYVRRIEDLSPGAGPAAGSVEHGPGGAGDSAGCCGDRERGLARGFIRVQRMTEEGYEVIESPLPALITVVKEINEPRMPSIKGMLKAKKAAITTWTAADLGVDPDRVGLVGSPTRVIRVFTPEQKRRGEIIEGETIHEKVRILVSKLKETHLV
- a CDS encoding electron transfer flavoprotein subunit alpha; translation: MAVRVLSDRCTGCEACVGSCPYGAIAVRDKVAVFLEDCIQCGACAGACPVEAIEVEEVRAGAGHQAPEESDGQVSRSGGTRGPESTAGQGGGSGPGTDVREWRGVWVFVEQRRGKPSSVVYELLGEGRKLADDLGEELAAVLLGYDVESAAQDVIAHGAEKVYVVDDPALADFQDEPYAQVITELVREYKPSVFLLGATTVGRSLGPRVAARLETGLTADCTGLAIDRERRLLLQTRPAFGGNIMATILCPDRRPQMATVRHKVMKRAARDDARRGDIIKLVKEVLPPRARLVRVVEETHQMVNLAEADIIVSGGRGLGKAENFKLIEDLARVLGAAVGASRAAVDAGWIPYAHQVGQTGKTVCPKIYIACGISGAIQHLAGMGSSDIIVAINKDPSAPIFNVATYGIVGDLFEVIPVLTAEFAKTAYS